A genomic stretch from Leptospira licerasiae serovar Varillal str. VAR 010 includes:
- a CDS encoding acylphosphatase — MAAKNESRAKIRIRGTVQGVGFRYFVLQRAQECRLKGYTMNLPTGEVEVVVEGDKVFIEDLYKAVQRGPSKAKVTEATIQWEDAKGTFRTFEIKR, encoded by the coding sequence ATGGCTGCGAAAAACGAATCTAGAGCAAAAATTAGGATCCGAGGAACCGTACAGGGAGTTGGTTTTAGATATTTTGTGCTACAAAGAGCGCAAGAATGCCGACTAAAAGGTTACACTATGAATCTTCCGACAGGAGAAGTTGAAGTAGTGGTGGAAGGAGACAAAGTTTTTATAGAAGATTTGTACAAAGCAGTCCAAAGAGGACCTTCTAAAGCTAAAGTAACGGAAGCTACAATCCAATGGGAAGATGCTAAAGGTACGTTTAGGACTTTCGAGATCAAACGTTGA
- a CDS encoding bacitracin resistance protein BacA, whose amino-acid sequence MSATFYTPPGGPPPPSPRLRELFAKVGEDSIRELVSVFYDQIAVSEIRPMFPEDLEESKVKSADFMVQVLGGPPYYVQKYGPPKMRARHLPFPIDEKARRVWLSCYRKAIKDWEADEESKEILWQFLQDFSSWMVNKASSQE is encoded by the coding sequence ATGAGCGCGACATTTTATACTCCACCCGGAGGACCTCCTCCTCCGAGTCCTCGTCTCAGAGAATTATTCGCAAAAGTTGGAGAAGATTCCATTAGGGAACTTGTTTCCGTTTTCTATGATCAAATAGCAGTTAGCGAAATTCGTCCGATGTTTCCGGAAGATCTCGAAGAAAGTAAAGTAAAGTCAGCGGACTTTATGGTACAAGTTCTCGGCGGTCCGCCCTATTATGTTCAAAAATATGGACCTCCAAAAATGAGAGCGAGACATCTTCCTTTTCCGATCGACGAAAAAGCAAGAAGGGTATGGCTTTCCTGTTACCGCAAAGCGATAAAAGATTGGGAAGCGGACGAAGAATCTAAAGAGATACTTTGGCAGTTTTTGCAGGATTTCTCCTCTTGGATGGTAAATAAGGCTTCTTCTCAAGAATGA
- a CDS encoding RNA pyrophosphohydrolase translates to MDKPYRKNVGMVVFNSKGEVLVGERLNFKGSWQFPQGGIDDGEDPNSAAQRELLEEVGIRDAKIIYEYPSWINYDFPESLHLSSNLKKYRGQTQKWYLLYWNGKAEDCDLTAHEQEFERVKFIPFKECLSTVVSFKKDVYQKLVHEFEPKILDFMKKGPSA, encoded by the coding sequence ATGGACAAACCGTATAGAAAGAACGTGGGAATGGTGGTCTTCAACTCTAAAGGAGAGGTTTTAGTAGGAGAGAGACTGAATTTTAAAGGCTCTTGGCAGTTTCCTCAAGGTGGAATAGATGATGGAGAAGATCCTAACTCTGCCGCTCAAAGAGAACTTTTGGAAGAAGTAGGCATCCGAGACGCTAAGATCATCTATGAATATCCTAGTTGGATCAATTATGATTTTCCTGAGTCCTTACATTTAAGCTCTAATCTAAAAAAGTATAGAGGCCAAACCCAAAAATGGTATCTTCTATACTGGAACGGTAAAGCGGAAGACTGTGATCTAACGGCTCATGAACAAGAATTTGAAAGAGTTAAGTTCATTCCTTTTAAAGAATGCCTTTCGACCGTGGTCTCCTTTAAAAAAGACGTGTACCAAAAATTGGTCCATGAGTTCGAACCTAAGATCTTGGATTTTATGAAGAAGGGACCTTCTGCATGA
- a CDS encoding SET domain-containing protein → MSVRYKIRRPRVFSEKDFEIRESEIPGIGMGLFSKQDLVKGDTIGFYTGRVLNDKSANSAKYCESKYLLWICKDHWIYGEGKESNYTRYINHSSKPNVKLVVSTRWKTARFEAMRKIKAGEELFFDYGDEYWIHIDISPVEQN, encoded by the coding sequence ATGTCGGTCAGATATAAAATTCGCAGACCTCGAGTATTTTCAGAGAAGGATTTCGAAATTAGGGAATCCGAGATACCCGGAATCGGAATGGGACTGTTCTCCAAACAAGACTTAGTCAAGGGCGATACTATCGGATTTTATACCGGTAGGGTGCTTAACGATAAGTCGGCAAACTCCGCTAAATACTGTGAGTCCAAATATTTACTTTGGATCTGCAAAGATCATTGGATCTATGGAGAAGGTAAAGAGTCCAACTATACCCGTTATATCAATCATAGCTCCAAACCGAATGTAAAGTTAGTAGTATCCACTCGTTGGAAGACTGCAAGATTCGAAGCAATGCGTAAGATCAAGGCGGGAGAAGAATTATTCTTCGATTATGGAGACGAATATTGGATCCATATAGATATTTCTCCAGTGGAACAAAACTAA
- a CDS encoding ATP-binding protein, translated as MDTGVSISYLPIPVGIILCFWWGPVRTLPAMYANSLFSAHLWGLHDVDKYPIYCLWEVLAVGISWFFFIKWRRGKSWIPDLRETVRFLLWVAFPAAICNGFLVAGGLVLFGDLSQDKLLVSSLSGLVATLFDTLSVSVPILLWVTPWMEKKGWAKTEGAWENRETSWDRSRLRNLKPKRIAEIVTIFLLCGVFGAIIPSLEYWFVFALFVLWAALRYGITMALTANIWVQIVTLVFPVLFDRSEHDQWFKDDKELIFLVNLGILCVVALITGRATSDSRKELQKRRRIEGKLLQSREQYRKFFEENLSANFITDMSGNILAANSSFLKMFGFETQSEVSLKNFADLFPSYDDYSFFLQKIQINSRLETHEEFFQEKNGLPVHTTGNYFATFNKSGNIDSIRGYLLDDTLRRKLEDQLIESKKLETIGTLAGGIAHDFNNILQIISGYATRMQLESSKFASLLDMSRSINAAAARGAIIVRRLLSLARKGGGGFKTILVDQLINETIDLLLPTFSEKIKFKKEYKEELPTILGDYSQLEQVLINLCLNARDALPEGGEISLRAFAVQGANIRESFPLSEPAEYLCIEISDNGEGMSEETRKRIFEPFFTTKTKTQGSGLGMSMVYGIMQNHEGMVQVSSHLGAGTSIRLFFPVAKTKTSQFIETSGKSSQTSTGIILVVEESPYLSEILKDQMLAMGFRLISADSEKKAHEILNKFKSSAVLTVIDLDFENFSSLGFLETIRRECPELKIFVSGTDFGNETKEKLSALGISDHLEKPYKIRDLIEFFYTKSF; from the coding sequence GTGGATACCGGAGTATCCATATCTTATCTTCCCATTCCTGTCGGTATCATATTATGTTTTTGGTGGGGTCCGGTGCGTACATTACCCGCAATGTACGCGAATTCGTTGTTCAGTGCGCATCTCTGGGGACTTCACGATGTGGACAAATATCCGATCTATTGCCTCTGGGAAGTTTTGGCGGTGGGGATTTCCTGGTTCTTTTTTATCAAATGGAGAAGGGGAAAATCTTGGATACCTGATCTAAGAGAGACAGTTCGATTTTTACTTTGGGTGGCATTTCCGGCAGCGATATGTAACGGATTTCTGGTTGCCGGAGGACTTGTCCTATTCGGAGATCTTTCTCAGGATAAATTGCTCGTATCTAGTTTGTCCGGATTGGTTGCCACGTTATTCGACACATTGAGCGTTTCCGTTCCCATACTATTATGGGTAACTCCTTGGATGGAGAAGAAAGGATGGGCAAAAACGGAAGGCGCCTGGGAAAATAGGGAAACCAGCTGGGACAGAAGCAGACTTAGGAACCTAAAACCAAAAAGGATCGCAGAAATTGTCACAATATTTTTGCTTTGTGGGGTATTCGGCGCGATCATACCTTCTTTGGAATACTGGTTCGTATTCGCGTTATTCGTTCTTTGGGCCGCATTAAGATACGGGATTACGATGGCCCTGACTGCAAATATTTGGGTGCAGATAGTCACTTTGGTATTTCCGGTCTTATTCGATCGTTCAGAACACGACCAATGGTTTAAGGACGATAAAGAACTTATCTTTTTGGTAAACTTGGGAATTTTATGCGTAGTTGCTTTGATCACAGGAAGGGCCACAAGCGATTCCAGAAAAGAGTTACAAAAAAGAAGAAGGATCGAAGGTAAACTATTACAAAGCCGAGAGCAATATCGAAAATTTTTCGAAGAAAATCTTTCCGCAAATTTTATCACAGACATGTCCGGAAATATTCTAGCGGCTAATTCCTCTTTTCTAAAGATGTTCGGATTTGAAACACAATCGGAAGTTTCTCTCAAGAATTTCGCGGATCTTTTTCCCTCTTACGATGATTATTCCTTCTTCTTACAAAAAATACAGATCAATTCTAGATTAGAAACTCACGAAGAGTTTTTTCAGGAAAAGAACGGGCTGCCGGTCCATACCACCGGAAATTATTTCGCTACATTCAATAAATCCGGAAATATAGATTCTATCAGAGGATATCTATTGGATGATACCCTGCGTCGCAAGTTAGAAGATCAGTTGATCGAATCCAAAAAATTAGAAACGATTGGAACTTTGGCGGGTGGGATCGCTCACGATTTTAATAATATTCTTCAAATAATTTCCGGGTATGCGACCCGAATGCAATTGGAATCCTCTAAATTTGCATCTCTTCTAGACATGTCCCGCTCTATCAATGCAGCCGCGGCGAGGGGAGCAATTATAGTTCGCAGACTTCTTTCCTTAGCTAGAAAAGGAGGGGGAGGATTTAAAACGATCTTAGTGGACCAATTGATCAATGAAACGATAGATCTATTGCTGCCAACATTCTCAGAAAAAATAAAATTCAAAAAAGAATATAAAGAAGAACTTCCTACGATCTTGGGAGATTATTCCCAGTTGGAGCAGGTGCTTATCAATCTTTGTTTGAATGCAAGAGATGCGCTTCCGGAAGGAGGAGAGATCTCTCTACGAGCTTTTGCGGTGCAGGGGGCAAATATCCGGGAATCATTTCCGCTTTCAGAACCTGCCGAATATCTTTGTATAGAAATTTCGGACAACGGAGAAGGAATGAGCGAAGAGACCAGGAAAAGGATCTTCGAACCATTCTTTACCACAAAGACGAAGACCCAAGGTAGCGGACTCGGAATGTCCATGGTTTACGGAATTATGCAAAACCACGAAGGAATGGTGCAGGTAAGTTCCCACTTAGGAGCGGGTACGAGTATTCGATTATTTTTCCCGGTGGCAAAAACCAAAACTTCTCAATTTATAGAAACTTCCGGAAAGAGTTCTCAAACCTCTACTGGAATCATATTAGTAGTAGAAGAATCCCCATATCTGTCGGAAATCCTAAAAGACCAAATGTTGGCCATGGGATTTAGGTTGATCAGCGCAGATAGCGAAAAAAAGGCTCATGAAATATTAAATAAATTTAAATCTAGCGCGGTTTTAACCGTAATCGATCTGGATTTTGAAAATTTTTCTTCTTTGGGATTTTTGGAAACCATCAGGCGAGAATGCCCCGAACTGAAAATTTTCGTCTCCGGAACCGACTTCGGAAATGAAACAAAGGAAAAACTTTCCGCACTCGGAATTAGCGATCATTTGGAAAAGCCCTATAAGATCCGGGATCTGATCGAATTCTTTTATACGAAAAGTTTCTGA
- a CDS encoding tyrosine-type recombinase/integrase, translated as MKKKKKSRTKILPEDNPALSKEEIRLLLNASRTHENHYLWFRMLYSFGLQLSELVSLRVEDLDWSHHKILIHHSQTLHPRNPSIPHSLRRDLWLISQGKQGEDFLFSGRIGKLRPRTVQKMFSKLEEMTGLSISVFRLRRSLASHLIEAGWDLESIQEQLGLSSQKSLKDLLGQKPKQAPLKIFPLEEINGSAA; from the coding sequence ATGAAAAAAAAGAAAAAAAGCAGAACCAAAATTCTGCCTGAGGACAACCCGGCTTTAAGCAAGGAAGAGATCCGTCTCCTTCTAAACGCGTCCAGAACTCACGAAAATCACTATCTTTGGTTTCGAATGTTATACTCTTTCGGGTTGCAACTTTCCGAGTTGGTCTCCTTAAGAGTAGAAGATTTGGACTGGTCCCATCATAAAATATTGATCCATCATTCCCAAACTTTACACCCCAGAAATCCTTCCATTCCACATTCTCTAAGAAGGGACCTCTGGCTCATCTCTCAAGGCAAACAGGGAGAGGACTTTTTATTTTCCGGGAGGATAGGCAAACTTCGTCCCAGGACTGTTCAAAAAATGTTTTCCAAACTAGAGGAAATGACGGGTCTTTCGATTTCAGTTTTTAGGCTAAGAAGAAGTTTAGCTTCTCACCTGATCGAGGCCGGCTGGGACCTGGAAAGTATACAGGAACAGTTAGGGCTGTCCTCCCAAAAATCCCTGAAAGATTTGCTTGGCCAGAAACCTAAGCAGGCCCCGCTCAAGATATTTCCGTTGGAGGAGATTAATGGGTCGGCGGCATAA
- a CDS encoding STAS domain-containing protein, producing the protein MEIKTKKVGKHTLVQLDGRLDITHSDEVEAKLLDDVQAGTGDIIINLQNISYISSSGIRIFVGMVRELEKQNRKLKLCNITPNVKKVFDVVELLDLFEVYETEQEALATLK; encoded by the coding sequence TTGGAAATTAAAACGAAAAAAGTAGGGAAGCATACCCTAGTTCAATTGGACGGCAGGCTGGATATCACGCATTCGGACGAGGTAGAGGCAAAACTTCTAGACGATGTCCAGGCCGGAACAGGTGATATAATCATTAACTTGCAAAATATTTCTTATATATCTTCTTCCGGGATCAGGATATTCGTAGGAATGGTCCGGGAATTAGAAAAGCAGAATCGAAAACTTAAACTTTGCAATATCACGCCTAACGTTAAAAAGGTTTTCGACGTTGTGGAATTGTTGGATCTTTTCGAAGTCTACGAAACCGAACAAGAAGCATTAGCTACCTTAAAATAA
- a CDS encoding ArnT family glycosyltransferase: MGSPASTEDRSSEIYGLIGLFFLSILSLLIFRISGLEFPPVWPDEVLFYSPSLDFAENGLFRTDVLEGLVKGMETKTLWMPPVFFLLNGLVLKFWGEGLEVLRLFAAILTVTSVWVFWFILKTFDYSPIARLGASLLLFTDLLFLRVGWTARMEALCLFWALLSLLVLARKAKWKGDIPLEQYEAFLSGFFLGISFLSHPFGAIFGVPALLLIHQAKAWKVWMFWLGGALPILAWGIWIHPDWGIFFYQFGAQFGRKKDLFQSFSPVTKIKVLLGGYESPGLRLFFYLALAYGLWVVRGEIKDKPKSAFFFSAWTVSILFFLILSTEYYYVMYLCIPLSALGGFFFERIRSRRVQFIAAILVFSNIAILVNAYKRIGFGNPEFDLKDRFYEVLGPELKGSKKMYLQAIPDPYFHIRKEYPNLKILEFIPGELPIPKEDFIQTLDSIDTFVFSDRQKRNEFVQSYLEENSSKFRKSKITAEPSTLRKVVNVEAEVYRRR, encoded by the coding sequence ATGGGTTCCCCCGCTAGCACAGAAGACCGATCCTCCGAAATTTACGGACTCATCGGTCTTTTCTTTTTATCCATACTTTCTCTTTTAATATTTAGGATCTCCGGATTGGAGTTCCCACCGGTTTGGCCTGACGAGGTCTTATTCTATTCTCCTTCCTTGGATTTTGCAGAAAACGGACTCTTCCGCACGGACGTGTTGGAAGGTTTAGTAAAAGGGATGGAAACCAAAACACTTTGGATGCCGCCGGTTTTCTTTTTACTAAACGGATTGGTTTTGAAATTTTGGGGAGAAGGTCTCGAAGTCCTAAGATTATTCGCTGCAATCTTAACCGTCACGAGCGTCTGGGTATTTTGGTTCATACTAAAAACATTCGATTATTCTCCGATCGCAAGACTTGGCGCTTCCTTACTTTTATTCACCGATCTATTGTTCTTAAGAGTGGGTTGGACTGCAAGAATGGAAGCACTCTGTTTGTTTTGGGCACTTCTATCCTTACTAGTACTTGCAAGAAAGGCAAAATGGAAAGGGGATATCCCTCTTGAACAATACGAAGCGTTCTTATCCGGATTTTTTTTAGGGATCTCATTTTTATCACATCCATTCGGTGCAATTTTCGGAGTGCCTGCATTACTTCTGATCCACCAAGCAAAGGCATGGAAGGTTTGGATGTTTTGGTTGGGGGGTGCGCTCCCAATACTAGCTTGGGGAATTTGGATCCATCCTGATTGGGGAATTTTTTTCTACCAATTCGGTGCTCAGTTCGGACGTAAAAAAGATCTATTCCAATCCTTCTCTCCGGTCACAAAGATCAAAGTATTATTGGGCGGATACGAATCTCCAGGACTAAGGTTATTCTTTTATTTGGCATTAGCGTACGGACTTTGGGTGGTGAGAGGGGAAATTAAGGACAAGCCAAAATCTGCATTCTTCTTTTCTGCGTGGACTGTTTCCATCCTATTCTTTTTGATCTTATCCACTGAATATTATTATGTGATGTACTTATGTATCCCTTTATCCGCTTTAGGAGGATTCTTTTTCGAACGGATCAGAAGCAGAAGGGTGCAGTTCATCGCGGCTATATTAGTATTTTCCAATATTGCAATTTTAGTGAATGCTTATAAAAGGATAGGTTTTGGAAATCCTGAATTCGATCTAAAGGATAGATTTTACGAGGTTTTAGGACCGGAGCTAAAAGGTTCTAAAAAGATGTATTTGCAGGCAATTCCGGATCCATACTTCCATATTCGAAAGGAATATCCGAATCTAAAGATCCTCGAATTTATCCCCGGAGAACTTCCAATTCCGAAAGAGGATTTTATCCAAACCTTGGATTCAATAGATACGTTCGTCTTTTCGGATCGCCAGAAAAGGAATGAATTCGTACAGTCTTATCTAGAAGAGAATTCTTCCAAATTTAGAAAATCCAAGATCACCGCAGAACCTTCTACACTTAGAAAAGTAGTAAATGTAGAAGCAGAAGTATATCGCAGAAGATAA
- a CDS encoding acyl-CoA thioesterase, with protein sequence MSEEITKTPKQSAVETRHIVMPDHTNHYGTLFGGTLMSWIDSIAVMVAQRHCGREAVTASVDKLNFLEPISLGDHVILKASANYAGRTSMEIGVQVSKENPYSGVVTRATTAYLTFVALDENKKPCPIPKLKPETETEIRRYENAILRQESNRNLVKKIKDNGNV encoded by the coding sequence ATGTCGGAAGAAATTACAAAAACACCGAAACAATCCGCAGTGGAAACTAGGCATATAGTTATGCCGGACCACACCAATCATTATGGCACCCTCTTCGGAGGGACCTTAATGTCTTGGATAGACTCGATCGCCGTAATGGTCGCCCAAAGACACTGTGGAAGAGAAGCAGTCACTGCAAGTGTGGACAAACTGAATTTTCTAGAACCGATCTCTCTCGGAGATCATGTAATCCTAAAGGCTTCCGCAAACTATGCGGGAAGGACTTCTATGGAGATCGGCGTCCAAGTCTCTAAAGAAAATCCTTATTCTGGAGTTGTCACTCGCGCAACCACGGCATATCTAACATTCGTTGCTTTGGATGAGAATAAGAAGCCCTGTCCTATTCCTAAACTAAAACCGGAAACGGAAACAGAGATCAGAAGATATGAAAACGCGATACTCCGCCAGGAATCAAATCGTAATCTGGTTAAAAAGATCAAAGATAACGGAAACGTTTAA
- a CDS encoding LIMLP_16025 family protein: MDNQKLNDLINAGIGAVQTSKEIFDKLLEDLNEGKEKVEQRFDELKAQGEKDLSENALKFKVPLAWGIVKIEEIRENILKQFLKK; the protein is encoded by the coding sequence ATGGATAACCAAAAGCTTAACGATTTAATCAATGCCGGAATTGGGGCCGTCCAGACTTCCAAGGAGATTTTCGATAAACTTCTCGAAGATCTTAACGAAGGTAAGGAGAAGGTGGAGCAGAGATTTGACGAACTCAAAGCACAGGGAGAAAAAGACCTGAGTGAGAATGCGTTGAAATTCAAAGTTCCTTTGGCTTGGGGAATCGTTAAAATTGAAGAGATTCGCGAGAATATCTTAAAACAATTTTTAAAGAAATGA
- a CDS encoding penicillin-binding transpeptidase domain-containing protein — translation MFRFSVGKNSALGRFLLFQLSSLFLLTPLYSQSFSPKSNSKELILVTEVALGKPRSEKIYGASEFLKKEYSPASTFKTYLVLSLIENNIIDPKEKIECADEHIPNSPRLLDLRDAMFYSSNQYFEKVFPKLGKEKLDITLRKINYLENPNVTARIEDWWTDLSGLKHGGKIRLTPKSVHSSWSKIFENGYGFNKYIMEEWKNVLFWSKCPERSANVYGKTGSWGGSFWFQGALVRSENDYVIYTILDRSKSGSRTGTIQRFYNLVGCKVPSLE, via the coding sequence ATGTTTCGATTTTCAGTGGGAAAAAATTCCGCTTTAGGCCGCTTTTTACTCTTTCAACTATCTTCTCTTTTTCTTCTAACACCGTTATACTCCCAAAGTTTTTCTCCAAAAAGTAACTCAAAGGAGTTGATCCTTGTGACTGAGGTCGCTCTAGGTAAGCCTAGGTCAGAAAAGATCTATGGCGCCTCCGAATTCCTGAAAAAGGAATACTCTCCTGCTTCTACATTTAAAACCTATCTAGTTCTCTCTTTGATCGAAAACAATATAATTGATCCTAAAGAAAAGATAGAATGTGCAGACGAACATATTCCTAATTCTCCCAGGCTTTTGGATTTAAGAGATGCTATGTTTTATTCCTCTAATCAGTATTTCGAAAAAGTTTTTCCTAAATTAGGAAAGGAAAAATTGGATATTACTCTACGTAAGATCAATTATTTAGAAAATCCTAATGTGACCGCCAGAATCGAAGATTGGTGGACCGATCTTTCAGGATTGAAACACGGAGGAAAGATTCGATTAACTCCTAAGAGTGTACATTCTTCTTGGTCCAAAATTTTCGAGAATGGTTACGGGTTTAACAAGTATATTATGGAAGAATGGAAAAACGTTCTTTTCTGGTCGAAATGTCCGGAAAGATCGGCTAACGTATATGGCAAAACCGGTTCTTGGGGAGGCAGTTTTTGGTTCCAAGGCGCTTTGGTAAGATCCGAAAACGATTATGTCATATATACGATCTTGGATCGAAGTAAATCAGGCTCCAGAACAGGAACAATCCAAAGATTTTATAATTTAGTCGGATGTAAGGTCCCTAGTTTGGAATGA
- the sixA gene encoding phosphohistidine phosphatase SixA has protein sequence MKIIIARHGEADPHSDDGKDSSRVLTPKGITDIEKMARFFQTGFKIKKIYHSPYVRTKATAEIYSKILKPELETESAEYLLPGEDYFRICPLLKDNSNSDAILLVGHSPDVSVFAETLLGISGVGKSFLFTPGSALAVNIPREKFQGGQIIWFVSPDFLC, from the coding sequence ATGAAGATTATCATAGCCAGACATGGGGAAGCCGATCCCCATTCAGACGACGGCAAAGACTCCTCCAGGGTACTAACTCCCAAGGGAATCACTGATATAGAAAAGATGGCTCGATTCTTTCAGACCGGATTCAAGATCAAAAAGATCTATCACAGTCCATACGTTCGCACAAAAGCCACCGCTGAAATTTATTCCAAAATTTTAAAACCGGAATTAGAGACCGAATCCGCAGAATATCTTCTTCCCGGAGAAGACTACTTTAGGATCTGTCCTCTTCTTAAGGATAACTCCAACTCCGACGCTATCCTTTTAGTGGGCCATAGTCCCGACGTGAGTGTGTTTGCGGAAACTCTCTTGGGAATTTCAGGAGTCGGGAAATCTTTTCTATTCACTCCCGGTTCGGCACTTGCAGTGAATATTCCCCGCGAAAAATTCCAAGGGGGACAGATCATATGGTTTGTGTCTCCCGACTTTCTTTGTTGA
- a CDS encoding ABC transporter ATP-binding protein, which yields MPQFAIEIEHLRKFYPKVKALQGIDLKIPQGGIFGLLGQNGAGKTTLVRILLGFSKQSEGTCKVLGLEPSPIARTKIGYLPERMAVPTYLSGREFLEASFKLALLSSSVAKKKSSEFLEKLGLAEAADRKISTYSKGMLQRLGLANALGAEPELLLLDEPGTGLDPAGYKEFRELILEENQKRGVTILINSHRLLEVEQICTEIGILHKGNLMAQGKLDELKQGKDRIRIRLESAPESYLEEISLEYKKDGKIWEIRPKPEVDLKKLPAILVEKGAEIFLYERKTESLEDVFFRLTQGHENGGSN from the coding sequence ATGCCTCAATTTGCAATTGAAATAGAGCACCTACGCAAATTTTATCCGAAAGTAAAAGCATTACAAGGAATTGATCTAAAAATTCCACAAGGCGGGATTTTCGGTCTACTCGGACAGAACGGAGCCGGCAAAACTACCTTAGTTCGTATTTTGCTTGGTTTCTCCAAACAGTCCGAAGGTACTTGTAAGGTTTTGGGTTTGGAACCTTCTCCTATTGCTAGGACCAAAATCGGTTATCTTCCGGAAAGAATGGCGGTCCCCACTTATTTGAGTGGGAGAGAATTTTTAGAAGCAAGTTTTAAGCTCGCATTACTTTCGTCTTCCGTTGCCAAAAAGAAAAGTTCGGAGTTTTTAGAAAAGTTAGGATTGGCGGAAGCCGCCGATCGAAAGATTTCCACGTATTCCAAGGGAATGCTCCAGAGATTGGGGCTTGCAAACGCTTTGGGGGCCGAGCCCGAACTTTTGCTATTAGACGAGCCTGGTACCGGTTTGGATCCTGCAGGTTATAAAGAATTCAGGGAATTAATTTTAGAGGAGAATCAGAAGAGAGGAGTCACTATTCTGATCAACTCTCATCGTTTGTTGGAAGTAGAACAGATCTGTACCGAGATCGGTATTCTTCATAAGGGAAATTTAATGGCCCAGGGCAAACTGGATGAATTAAAACAAGGAAAGGATCGTATTCGTATACGTTTGGAATCCGCTCCCGAATCTTATTTAGAAGAAATCTCTTTGGAATATAAGAAAGACGGAAAAATTTGGGAAATACGCCCTAAACCAGAAGTGGATCTGAAAAAACTTCCTGCAATCTTAGTAGAGAAGGGTGCGGAAATTTTTCTCTACGAAAGAAAAACCGAATCTTTAGAGGACGTATTCTTTCGACTGACCCAAGGTCACGAAAATGGAGGATCAAATTGA
- a CDS encoding ABC transporter permease, with translation MSSQSDFKFFISSAFQQIGTLLRLTFVQVLRRKAIFFYFSLLAFFLLGEWTCTTSVGGETSHGVSSYMYFILTSFWSLVFLVILTSDLLRQDMDSQVHTLWLSRPVDPFAYVGSKGLALLICVVLFVLLAFGISSWFSLEIPWEFLWYQGTMMLVYSFFVLLVLLITLFSNQSLAIVSSLGLILFSCILDFVAYNQNIDMSAEASDVKKFVLKTIYWVVPQVGTVFYHSFALFLGKADPKNYYGPYSFVQVGAWIVILKSTLWLSTRHKEI, from the coding sequence TTGAGCTCTCAATCTGATTTCAAATTTTTTATTTCCTCCGCGTTTCAGCAGATTGGGACGCTACTTCGTCTAACGTTCGTCCAGGTTCTTAGGCGTAAGGCAATATTCTTTTACTTCTCTCTATTAGCCTTTTTCCTATTGGGAGAATGGACCTGTACTACTTCTGTGGGAGGAGAGACCAGCCATGGTGTTTCTTCTTATATGTATTTTATCCTGACCTCTTTTTGGAGTCTGGTCTTTTTAGTGATCTTGACTTCGGACCTTCTCCGCCAAGACATGGACTCTCAGGTTCACACACTTTGGTTGAGTCGTCCGGTGGATCCGTTTGCGTATGTGGGAAGTAAGGGACTTGCGTTGCTAATATGTGTAGTCCTTTTCGTTCTTTTGGCTTTTGGGATCAGTTCTTGGTTCTCTTTGGAAATTCCTTGGGAGTTTCTTTGGTATCAGGGAACCATGATGTTGGTGTATTCGTTTTTTGTTCTATTGGTTCTGTTGATAACTTTATTCTCGAACCAGTCTCTTGCGATCGTAAGTTCTCTCGGTCTTATACTTTTCAGCTGTATTTTGGATTTTGTGGCCTATAACCAAAATATCGATATGTCAGCGGAAGCGAGCGATGTTAAAAAATTCGTTCTAAAAACGATCTACTGGGTCGTTCCCCAGGTCGGGACTGTTTTTTATCATTCTTTCGCACTTTTTTTGGGAAAGGCAGATCCTAAAAATTACTACGGACCTTATTCATTCGTCCAAGTAGGAGCATGGATCGTAATTTTAAAATCCACTCTATGGTTGAGCACTCGGCACAAAGAGATTTAG